One window of Nocardia sp. NBC_00508 genomic DNA carries:
- the htpG gene encoding molecular chaperone HtpG — protein sequence MTEHVEKLEFQAETHQLLELMIHSVYSNKDTFLRELISNSSDALDKLRLESFRNKDLHVDTSDLHVELEVDKDNRILTVRDNGIGMSRAEVVDLIGTLAKSGTAELRKQLNEAKSEAAAEELIGQFGIGFYSTFMVADKVTLTTRHAGETTGTRWESTAGSSTYTIEELDEIPQGTSVALHLKPVDEEDHLFDYTQDWKLREIVKKYSDFIAWPIRMQVERTVTEGEGEDAEEKTVLEDQTINSMKALWTRPKSEVSDEEYKEFYKHVSHGWDDPLEIIPLKAEGTFEYQALLFIPSHAPFDLFAREHKRGVQLYVKRVFIMDNCEELMPEYLRFVKGVVDAQDLSLNVSREILQQDRQIQMIRKRLVKKVLSTVKDLQGAEDQTEYQTFWTEFGRVLKEGLLSDFDNRETILQVSSFASTNSESELTTLAQYVERMPEGQDTIYYMTGETRQQVESSPHLEAFLAKGREVLILTDPVDEMWVGSVPDFDGKPLQSIAKGEVDLESEEEKKASEALREQQDKDFADVLAWLGKTLEESVKEVRLTNRLTTSPACLVGDVFDFTPMLERMYRASGQALPESKRILELNPTHPLVTGLREAYAATREEADAGTATELSETAELLFGTAVLAEGGELKDPAHFAHILSDRLTRTL from the coding sequence GTGACAGAGCACGTCGAAAAACTCGAGTTCCAGGCAGAGACACATCAGCTGCTCGAGCTGATGATCCATTCGGTCTACTCCAACAAGGACACCTTCCTGCGGGAGCTGATCTCGAACTCCTCCGACGCGCTGGACAAGCTGCGGCTGGAGTCCTTCCGGAACAAAGATCTGCACGTCGACACGTCGGACCTGCACGTCGAGCTGGAGGTCGACAAGGACAACCGGATCCTGACCGTCCGGGACAACGGCATCGGCATGTCGCGCGCCGAGGTGGTCGACCTGATCGGCACCCTCGCCAAGTCCGGTACCGCCGAGCTGCGCAAGCAGCTGAACGAGGCCAAGTCCGAGGCGGCGGCCGAGGAGTTGATCGGCCAGTTCGGCATCGGCTTCTACTCCACCTTCATGGTCGCCGACAAGGTCACGCTGACCACCCGCCATGCCGGCGAGACCACCGGCACCCGGTGGGAGTCGACCGCGGGCAGCTCCACCTACACGATCGAAGAACTGGACGAGATCCCGCAGGGCACGTCGGTCGCGCTCCACCTCAAGCCGGTCGACGAGGAGGACCACCTCTTCGACTACACCCAGGACTGGAAGCTGCGGGAGATCGTCAAGAAGTACTCCGACTTCATCGCCTGGCCGATCCGCATGCAGGTCGAGCGGACGGTCACCGAGGGTGAGGGCGAGGACGCCGAGGAGAAGACGGTCCTCGAGGACCAGACGATCAACTCTATGAAGGCGCTGTGGACCCGCCCCAAGAGCGAGGTCAGCGACGAGGAGTACAAGGAGTTCTACAAGCACGTCAGCCATGGCTGGGACGATCCGCTGGAGATCATTCCGCTCAAGGCCGAGGGCACCTTCGAATACCAGGCGCTGCTGTTCATCCCGTCGCACGCGCCGTTCGACCTGTTCGCCCGCGAGCACAAGCGCGGTGTGCAGCTCTACGTCAAGCGGGTGTTCATCATGGACAACTGCGAAGAGCTGATGCCGGAATACCTGCGCTTCGTCAAGGGCGTAGTGGACGCGCAGGACCTCTCGCTCAACGTCTCCCGGGAGATCCTGCAGCAGGATCGGCAGATCCAGATGATCCGCAAGCGCCTGGTGAAGAAGGTGCTGTCCACGGTGAAGGATCTGCAGGGCGCCGAGGACCAGACCGAGTACCAGACCTTCTGGACGGAATTCGGCCGCGTCCTCAAGGAGGGCCTGCTCTCGGACTTCGACAACCGCGAGACCATCCTGCAGGTCTCCTCGTTCGCCTCGACGAACTCCGAGTCCGAGCTGACCACGCTCGCCCAGTACGTGGAGCGGATGCCCGAAGGCCAGGACACGATCTACTACATGACCGGCGAGACCCGCCAGCAGGTCGAGAGCTCCCCGCATTTGGAGGCGTTCCTGGCCAAGGGCCGCGAGGTGCTGATCCTGACCGATCCGGTCGACGAGATGTGGGTCGGCTCGGTGCCCGACTTCGACGGCAAGCCGTTGCAGTCCATCGCCAAGGGCGAGGTCGACCTGGAGAGCGAAGAGGAGAAGAAGGCCTCCGAGGCGCTGCGCGAGCAGCAGGACAAGGACTTCGCCGACGTGCTGGCCTGGCTGGGCAAGACGCTGGAGGAGAGCGTCAAGGAAGTCCGCCTGACCAACCGGCTCACCACTTCCCCGGCCTGCCTGGTCGGTGACGTGTTCGACTTCACGCCGATGCTGGAGCGGATGTACCGCGCGTCGGGTCAGGCGTTGCCGGAGAGCAAGCGGATTCTGGAGCTCAATCCGACCCACCCCCTGGTCACCGGGCTGCGCGAGGCGTACGCGGCGACGCGGGAGGAGGCCGACGCGGGCACCGCGACCGAGCTGTCCGAAACCGCCGAGCTGCTCTTCGGTACGGCGGTGCTGGCCGAGGGCGGCGAGCTGAAGGATCCGGCGCACTTCGCCCACATCCTCTCCGACCGGCTCACCCGCACGCTGTGA
- a CDS encoding class I SAM-dependent methyltransferase, which translates to MSANPLAVAEPWDLVADGYAEFAPAIMRPFSARALEFAALSPASQVVDVAAGPGTLSLLAAEHVALVEAIDFSEPMIARLAQDAAASGLTNIRARVGDGQDLPFESDRFDAGFSMFGLMFFPERARGFAELFRVLRPGGTAVVSSWAPVADSPLMRMMFGALAAADPDIQEPQPNFLSLENPEVFESEMRGAGFEAVSIQRHSIALPFDSPAQMWETMVRSSAPLELMRHSVSAEVWAERAAVMQAFLAEKYRPNYPLSTTAYLGIGHKPQR; encoded by the coding sequence ATGTCCGCAAACCCGCTCGCCGTCGCCGAGCCGTGGGATCTCGTCGCCGACGGATATGCCGAGTTCGCGCCCGCCATCATGCGGCCGTTCTCGGCCCGGGCGCTCGAATTCGCCGCCCTGTCGCCTGCGTCGCAGGTCGTGGACGTCGCGGCGGGGCCGGGCACACTCAGCCTGCTGGCAGCCGAACACGTGGCGCTGGTCGAGGCGATCGATTTCTCCGAGCCGATGATCGCGCGGTTGGCGCAGGACGCCGCGGCCAGCGGGCTGACCAATATCCGGGCGCGGGTCGGCGACGGGCAGGACCTGCCGTTCGAGTCCGATCGGTTCGACGCCGGGTTCTCGATGTTCGGGCTGATGTTCTTCCCCGAGCGCGCCAGAGGGTTCGCCGAGTTGTTCCGGGTGTTGCGGCCGGGCGGCACGGCGGTGGTGTCGAGCTGGGCGCCGGTCGCGGACTCGCCGCTGATGCGGATGATGTTCGGCGCCCTGGCCGCGGCCGACCCGGACATCCAGGAGCCGCAGCCGAATTTCCTGAGCTTGGAGAACCCGGAGGTCTTCGAATCGGAGATGCGTGGTGCGGGCTTCGAAGCCGTGTCGATCCAGCGGCATTCGATCGCGCTCCCCTTCGACAGTCCGGCGCAGATGTGGGAGACCATGGTGCGCAGCAGCGCGCCGCTGGAACTCATGCGCCACAGCGTCAGCGCGGAGGTCTGGGCCGAACGCGCCGCGGTCATGCAGGCGTTTCTCGCGGAGAAGTACCGGCCGAACTATCCGCTGTCCACCACCGCGTACCTCGGCATCGGGCACAAGCCACAGCGATGA
- a CDS encoding SDR family NAD(P)-dependent oxidoreductase, which produces MEISGSAAIVTGGASGLGAATAKRFAELGATVFGLDVPQSIERAGDNVPAGVTLIAADVTSNDEVAAAVEQVVESGAPLRIVVNCAGVGWAGRILSKNGPHDLELFRTVITVNLLGTFNVMRLAADAIAKTEAVDEYGQRGVVINTASVAAFEGQIGQIAYSASKGGVHGMTVPAARDLAQFGIRVNTIAPGIIDTPMLAGVTEEYRKGLEAGVPFPSRLGRPDEYAQLSQYIVEHDYLNGETIRMDGALRMAPR; this is translated from the coding sequence GTGGAGATTTCGGGTTCCGCCGCCATTGTCACCGGGGGCGCATCGGGCCTCGGCGCCGCCACCGCCAAGCGTTTCGCCGAACTCGGCGCCACCGTCTTCGGACTTGATGTGCCGCAGTCGATCGAGCGCGCCGGCGACAACGTACCTGCCGGGGTCACCCTCATCGCGGCCGATGTAACCAGTAACGACGAGGTCGCCGCTGCCGTCGAGCAGGTCGTCGAGTCGGGCGCGCCGCTGCGCATCGTGGTCAACTGCGCCGGTGTCGGCTGGGCCGGACGCATCCTGTCCAAGAACGGCCCGCACGATTTGGAGCTGTTCCGCACGGTCATCACGGTGAACCTGCTCGGTACCTTCAACGTCATGCGGCTTGCCGCCGACGCGATCGCCAAGACCGAGGCCGTGGACGAATACGGCCAGCGCGGCGTCGTCATCAACACCGCTTCCGTCGCCGCGTTCGAGGGCCAGATCGGCCAGATCGCCTACTCGGCGTCCAAGGGCGGCGTACACGGCATGACCGTTCCGGCCGCGCGCGACCTGGCCCAATTCGGCATCCGGGTGAACACGATCGCCCCCGGCATTATCGACACCCCGATGCTGGCCGGCGTCACCGAGGAGTACCGCAAGGGCCTGGAGGCGGGCGTGCCCTTCCCATCCCGCCTCGGCCGTCCGGACGAGTACGCGCAGCTGTCGCAGTACATCGTCGAGCACGACTACCTGAACGGCGAGACCATCCGCATGGACGGCGCACTGCGCATGGCCCCGCGGTAA
- a CDS encoding TetR/AcrR family transcriptional regulator, whose protein sequence is MTESAISARLPRGRHGLPREQVIASQRERILIATAEAMAEGGYIGTSVAAILKRAGVSRETFYEQFRSKEDCFEAAYERAVRLLLDRIADATGAEEVSVVRGDTDPMARMDRIFRAYLQHLVDDPASARLFLVEVFAVGSAAIARRAQLQELFVGLIVDVLDARTEQQRFACQTLAAAVGSMVTARIAAGDSDGLLALREPLLDLVRRGGGLYGCAVVDHAP, encoded by the coding sequence ATGACCGAATCGGCCATCAGCGCACGCCTTCCGCGCGGTAGGCACGGCCTGCCGCGGGAGCAGGTGATCGCCTCGCAACGTGAGCGGATTTTGATCGCGACAGCGGAGGCCATGGCCGAAGGCGGTTATATCGGAACGTCGGTCGCGGCGATCCTGAAGCGGGCCGGGGTATCCCGGGAAACCTTCTACGAGCAATTTCGCTCCAAGGAGGACTGTTTCGAGGCGGCCTACGAGCGCGCCGTGCGGCTGCTGCTCGACCGGATCGCCGACGCCACTGGGGCAGAAGAGGTTTCGGTCGTGAGAGGAGACACGGACCCCATGGCGCGGATGGACCGGATCTTCCGCGCCTACCTCCAGCACTTGGTGGACGACCCGGCCAGCGCGCGACTGTTCCTGGTCGAGGTCTTCGCGGTGGGATCCGCAGCAATCGCGCGCCGTGCCCAGCTGCAGGAGCTGTTCGTCGGTCTGATCGTCGACGTGCTCGACGCGCGGACCGAACAGCAGCGTTTCGCCTGCCAGACCCTGGCCGCCGCGGTGGGGTCGATGGTCACCGCTCGAATCGCGGCCGGTGACTCGGACGGTCTGCTCGCCCTGCGGGAACCACTGCTGGATCTGGTGCGTCGAGGTGGCGGCTTGTACGGGTGTGCGGTGGTGGACCATGCGCCCTGA
- a CDS encoding DUF1772 domain-containing protein — protein sequence MTSKRAIPLWLLVIFVGIQFGAGWYEKLGIIPLWESAPPDQVLTAMEESGFKRAGRAFWPFVSPVVTLLSLINLFVAWRTPGPFRRWWIAGAAIMTCYSVTTYGYFATQMLLFQSGGAEWTPDRVESFVELWTALNYPRMALGGIGWLCALRALSLSAARADHPAPAGVLA from the coding sequence ATGACATCGAAGCGCGCGATTCCGCTGTGGCTGCTTGTGATCTTCGTCGGCATCCAGTTCGGTGCGGGATGGTATGAGAAGCTCGGCATCATCCCGCTGTGGGAGAGCGCCCCGCCCGACCAGGTACTCACCGCTATGGAGGAATCCGGCTTCAAACGGGCCGGGCGAGCCTTCTGGCCGTTCGTATCACCTGTGGTCACACTCCTGTCGCTGATCAATCTGTTCGTCGCGTGGCGCACACCCGGCCCCTTCCGGCGCTGGTGGATCGCGGGCGCCGCGATCATGACCTGCTACTCCGTGACAACCTACGGCTACTTCGCGACCCAGATGCTGCTGTTCCAGTCCGGAGGCGCCGAATGGACACCCGATCGCGTGGAGTCGTTCGTCGAGCTCTGGACTGCGCTGAACTACCCGCGCATGGCGCTCGGCGGCATCGGCTGGCTGTGCGCATTGCGCGCACTGTCGCTGTCGGCCGCCCGCGCGGATCATCCGGCCCCCGCCGGAGTGCTCGCCTGA
- a CDS encoding MarR family winged helix-turn-helix transcriptional regulator, giving the protein MTSGKTRSAALTSLQNELRVQATRTVMFHSAVAARLGITLTDLSCLNVLGIDGPQTPGSLAARLGITRGGAVTALIDRLERAGYVRRERDPHDRRRVLVALDEASAAVAALFSGLGAAIGAHLDGYDTAEIELLARFVAQLNERVGEAAGQLRSAQTP; this is encoded by the coding sequence GTGACATCAGGGAAAACCCGGAGCGCGGCCCTGACTTCGTTGCAGAACGAGCTTCGGGTCCAAGCAACCCGCACCGTCATGTTCCACTCGGCTGTGGCGGCGCGCCTCGGGATCACGCTGACCGATCTCAGCTGTCTCAATGTCCTGGGCATCGATGGCCCGCAGACCCCTGGCAGCTTGGCTGCTCGGCTCGGGATCACCCGCGGCGGCGCGGTGACCGCGTTGATCGACCGGCTGGAACGCGCAGGCTATGTCCGACGAGAGCGTGATCCGCATGACCGGCGTCGCGTGCTCGTCGCGCTCGACGAGGCAAGTGCCGCGGTAGCGGCGCTGTTCTCCGGTCTCGGCGCCGCGATCGGAGCGCATCTCGACGGATACGACACCGCCGAGATCGAACTGCTGGCGCGCTTCGTCGCCCAGCTCAACGAGCGGGTCGGCGAGGCGGCCGGCCAGCTGCGATCGGCGCAGACTCCGTGA
- a CDS encoding TMEM165/GDT1 family protein, with product MIATVLLSIGIVFLAELGDKSQLMALAFALRYRWWVVLGGIATATAAVHLISVGVGYFLGAALPTRAISLVAAIIFLAVGLWTLREHFSPADPDPEPKTPKAVSAPFFVVLSAFLLAELGDRTMFATAALAADFDWAGVWLGSTVGMVAADALAIAVGILVGKHLPEHAIGIGSGLLFLYFGAATLLGTLVPTMGGPLVAAVALSAPAAAFGVLLTRRAVEARRSASARASTVTESAPIAAGRPPRRPAR from the coding sequence ATGATCGCCACCGTATTGCTGAGCATCGGCATCGTCTTTCTCGCCGAGCTCGGTGACAAATCCCAGCTGATGGCATTGGCGTTCGCGCTGCGCTATCGCTGGTGGGTGGTGCTCGGCGGCATCGCGACGGCCACGGCAGCGGTGCACCTGATCTCGGTCGGCGTCGGCTATTTCCTCGGTGCGGCACTGCCCACCCGGGCCATCTCGCTGGTCGCCGCGATCATCTTCCTGGCTGTCGGTCTGTGGACGTTGCGCGAGCACTTCAGCCCCGCGGACCCGGACCCGGAGCCCAAGACGCCCAAGGCCGTGAGCGCGCCGTTCTTCGTGGTGCTGTCCGCGTTCCTGCTGGCCGAATTGGGCGATCGGACCATGTTCGCGACCGCGGCGCTGGCCGCCGACTTCGACTGGGCCGGCGTCTGGCTCGGCTCGACCGTCGGAATGGTCGCGGCCGACGCACTCGCCATCGCGGTCGGCATCCTGGTCGGCAAGCATCTGCCGGAGCACGCGATCGGCATCGGCTCGGGCTTGCTGTTCCTCTACTTCGGCGCGGCGACTCTGCTCGGCACCCTCGTACCCACCATGGGAGGACCGCTCGTCGCCGCCGTTGCCCTCTCCGCCCCTGCAGCTGCTTTCGGAGTGCTGCTGACTCGGCGAGCTGTCGAAGCCCGGCGGTCCGCCTCCGCTCGGGCGTCGACCGTCACGGAGTCTGCGCCGATCGCAGCTGGCCGGCCGCCTCGCCGACCCGCTCGTTGA
- a CDS encoding peptidase, with protein MRTNEPIGITPFHSRGSLRGFVISGRWPDTTKEWAQVLVLAVRVATLPGLLTTSTVFGVREELPDDPAPGTVGLVLAEGPVLGDEAVQPGRFATHVPPALLMLHPPSETLPSLPECTGAASGCVLLPGVPHLGLEHRAAWAEAESDGTVTSLVSRVGLDPISDPDTAVLAMLLAA; from the coding sequence ATGCGCACGAACGAACCCATCGGCATCACGCCGTTCCACTCGCGTGGGTCGCTGCGGGGCTTCGTCATCTCCGGCCGCTGGCCGGACACCACCAAGGAATGGGCCCAAGTGCTCGTGCTCGCGGTACGTGTGGCCACGCTTCCCGGGCTACTGACGACCTCGACGGTGTTCGGTGTGCGCGAGGAACTGCCCGACGACCCCGCCCCCGGAACGGTCGGCCTGGTGCTGGCCGAAGGTCCCGTGCTCGGCGACGAAGCCGTACAACCGGGCCGGTTTGCCACACATGTGCCGCCCGCCCTGCTGATGCTGCATCCCCCGTCCGAAACCCTCCCTTCGCTGCCCGAATGCACGGGCGCGGCCTCCGGCTGCGTCCTGCTGCCCGGCGTGCCGCATCTGGGGCTGGAGCACCGCGCCGCCTGGGCCGAGGCGGAGTCCGACGGCACGGTCACGTCGCTGGTCAGCCGGGTCGGCCTCGACCCGATCAGCGATCCCGACACCGCGGTTCTGGCTATGCTGCTGGCCGCGTGA
- a CDS encoding superoxide dismutase, translating to MAEYTLPDLDYDYSALEPHISGQINELHHSKHHAAYVAGANTALEKLEAARESGDHSAIFLYEKNLAFHLGGHVNHTIWWKNLSPNGGDKPVGELAAAIDDQFGSFDKFRAQFTAAANGLQGSGWAVLGFDTLGQKLLTFQLYDQQANVPLGIIPLLQVDMWEHAFYLQYKNVKADYVTAFWNVVNWADVQERFAKATSQAKGLIFG from the coding sequence GTGGCTGAGTACACGCTGCCAGATCTGGATTACGACTACAGCGCCCTGGAGCCCCACATCTCCGGGCAGATCAACGAGCTTCATCATTCCAAGCACCACGCCGCCTACGTCGCCGGTGCGAACACCGCATTGGAGAAGCTGGAAGCGGCCCGCGAAAGCGGCGACCACAGCGCCATTTTCCTCTACGAGAAGAACCTCGCGTTCCACCTCGGTGGGCACGTCAACCACACCATCTGGTGGAAGAACCTCTCCCCCAACGGCGGTGACAAGCCGGTCGGCGAGCTGGCCGCGGCGATCGACGACCAGTTCGGCTCGTTCGACAAGTTCCGCGCGCAGTTCACCGCGGCGGCCAACGGTCTGCAGGGCTCGGGCTGGGCGGTGCTCGGCTTCGACACCCTCGGGCAGAAGCTGCTGACCTTCCAGCTCTACGACCAGCAGGCCAACGTCCCGCTCGGCATCATCCCGCTGCTGCAGGTCGACATGTGGGAGCACGCCTTCTACCTGCAGTACAAGAACGTCAAGGCGGACTACGTCACCGCGTTCTGGAACGTCGTCAACTGGGCCGACGTGCAGGAGCGGTTCGCCAAGGCGACCTCTCAGGCCAAGGGCCTCATCTTCGGCTGA
- the msrA gene encoding peptide-methionine (S)-S-oxide reductase MsrA, with product MSWYDELVGRLSLPEPAMVTPEQALPGRAEPLLVPDTHYVNGHPIQPPFPDGMQVAVVAMGCFWGAEKGFWEIDGVYTTAVGYVGGHTPNPTYEEVCSGRTGHTESVLVVFDPAVIDYAGVLGQFWENHDPTQGMRQGNDRGTQYRSAIFTLDAEQADLARATAETYGKRLAAAGYGEITTEIAALPGLSAFYYAEGYHQQYLAKNPGGYCPVHATGVSCPVGPGD from the coding sequence ATGTCGTGGTACGACGAACTAGTGGGACGCCTCAGCCTCCCCGAACCCGCCATGGTCACTCCGGAACAGGCCCTGCCCGGCCGGGCAGAGCCGCTCCTGGTGCCGGATACCCACTACGTGAACGGTCACCCGATCCAGCCGCCGTTTCCCGATGGCATGCAGGTCGCGGTGGTCGCGATGGGCTGTTTCTGGGGCGCGGAGAAGGGATTCTGGGAAATCGACGGGGTCTACACCACTGCGGTCGGCTACGTCGGCGGGCACACGCCGAATCCCACTTATGAAGAGGTGTGCAGCGGGCGGACGGGCCACACCGAGTCCGTACTCGTCGTGTTCGACCCCGCGGTAATCGATTACGCGGGCGTCCTCGGGCAGTTCTGGGAGAACCACGATCCCACCCAGGGCATGCGTCAGGGCAACGACCGTGGCACCCAGTACCGTTCGGCCATCTTCACGCTCGACGCCGAACAAGCCGATCTCGCTCGCGCGACCGCGGAGACCTACGGCAAGCGTTTGGCCGCGGCCGGATACGGCGAGATCACCACAGAGATCGCGGCACTGCCCGGACTGTCGGCCTTCTACTACGCCGAGGGCTACCACCAGCAGTACCTGGCGAAGAACCCGGGCGGATACTGCCCGGTGCATGCCACCGGCGTGAGCTGCCCCGTGGGCCCGGGCGACTGA
- a CDS encoding rhodanese-like domain-containing protein yields MTSPHVPSVTVAEVPAELDSSAPASADTPRPILLDVREDDEWRLGHAPGALHIPMVDVPARIDELEPDADLYVVCRQGGRSLQVVEYLMQIGYEAIQVHGGMVAWQQAGRPLVAEGDHEAKIY; encoded by the coding sequence GTGACGAGCCCCCACGTTCCGTCGGTCACGGTGGCGGAGGTGCCTGCCGAACTCGACAGCAGTGCGCCCGCCTCGGCCGATACGCCGCGACCGATTCTGCTCGACGTGCGCGAGGATGACGAGTGGCGGCTCGGACACGCGCCGGGTGCGCTCCACATTCCGATGGTCGACGTGCCCGCGCGGATCGATGAGCTGGAACCCGACGCGGACCTGTATGTCGTCTGTCGGCAAGGTGGCCGTTCTCTGCAGGTGGTCGAATATCTGATGCAGATCGGATATGAGGCCATCCAGGTGCACGGCGGCATGGTGGCATGGCAGCAGGCGGGCCGCCCGCTGGTCGCGGAGGGCGACCACGAGGCGAAGATCTACTGA